Below is a window of Candidatus Krumholzibacteriia bacterium DNA.
GACCGCGGGTCAACTCCGGCCAGTCCATGCCCTGCTCGACGCCGATGACGCGCCAGCCGCTGGCGCCGAACCAGTCCGCCGGCGAACCGTGCACGACGCTGCTGGCGGGGCGCTCGTCGATGCCGAAGTCGTTCCAGTCCACGCAGTACACCAGGTTGTCCAGCCCCAGGCCCCAGGCGGAGTTGCGGGTCTCGTGGGCGGCGCCCGGGGTCAGGCCGCCTTCGCCCTCCAGGGCGAAGACGCGGACGCCCTCGGCACCGGCGCGCTTGAGCGCCATGGCGATACCGGCGGCCGGCGGGGACCCGTGCCCCGAAGGACCGGTGTTCGCCTTGACGAAGAGCGTCTTGCCCTCCATCTCGGCGTGGCCCGGGAGGCCGCGGTTGCGGCGGAAGAGCAGCAGGTCCTCCCAGTGGAGAGCGAACTCCTCGGACTTCGGGATGCGATAGCGCGCCTCGCCGGTCTCCCGGTGGAGGACGCGGAGCGACTCGGAAAGGACGGCGAGCATGGAGTACAGCAAGGGGGTGCAGTGCCCGGCCACGAGGACGAAACGGTCCCCGAAGCGCTTCTCCGGATGGCGCAGGTCCCAGCGCATGACGCCGCCCAGGAGCAGGACCAGCATCGCATGCACCTTCGAGCGCGAACCGCCGGGATGACCGCTCTGGCGGTAGTTGAGCATCATGTCGATGCACTGGTCGACGACGTCCTTGATCTTCTCCCAGTGCTGGAAATGCTGTTCCTGCTCGCGCACCAGCGCGTCGACGCGGGACGAGGAGGTCGTCGAAGGCGCCACGAGGGCTCCTTTCTTCGGTTTCTCGCGCGCACGGGGACCGACCCGGCGCGATCGCAGCGATGATGCCAAATGGCGCCCGAGCGGTCAAAAGCTTTGCCGGGTGCGGTATTGCCTGGTGCAGAGGCTGACTGTTACACTGCAGTACTCCCGCGCCAGCGGTCGAAGGAACGAGCCGGAGCGCGGAACGGCTCCGCCACCGCGGTGGAGAACGACACCGCGCTGGAGAACGACGAGGATCGCGCCAGGGTCCGCGCATGATCGACCGAGTCTTCACGCACTCGACGGGCATCCAGTCCATCTGCCCGACGTCCACCGGACTGTGGATCGCCCACCAGGGCGGTCTTTCCTTCCTCGATCCCGAAAGCGGCCGTCAGGCCAAGTGGACCACCGCCGACGGCATCCCCGCCCATCCGGTCCTGCACGTGGCGCAGGAAGGGAGTCGCATCGCCGTGGCCACTCCCAACGGCCTGGCCTGGAGCGACGACGCGGCGCGGTTGCTGCAAGACACCTTCGCCGGCGCGCCGCGACCGCGGTGGCAGCGAGCCCTAGCGCACGCCCGCGGCACCGGCGCCTATCTGAACGGCATCGCTTTCGTCCACGGCCGACTGCACGCCACCACCGGCGGCGGGCGGATCTACCGGGAGGGGGCCGGCGGTTTCGAACTCCTAGAACTGCCCTTGCCACAGGCGCGGTTGCTGCATCTCCTGGCCCTCGAGTGCCAGCCGGAGCGCCTGCGCCTCCTGGTGATCTCGAACAACTGCGGCATCCTGCTCTTGGCCACGGGCGCGGCCGAGGAACCGTCCCTCTACCAGTGGAGCGAGCAGGAAGGCCTGACCTCGCGCTACGCCACCACCGTGATCCAGGCGGGCGAGTACGTCGTCGTCGGCGTGCATGGGTGCGCGCACGTGGCACGGAGGCGCGATCTTCTGCAACGCCCGGCCGAACTCCGGCGCTGGGGTCGGATCCAGTTCGGCGACCCCCAAGGGCCGGTGGAGCACGGGCGGGTGCATGCGGTCTGCGCCCACGGCGAGCATCTCTATCTCGGCACCGCCACCGGACTGTACCGCCTGCCTCTCTCCGACCTCGAGGCTGCCGCCAGCGGGGAGGTGGAGGCAGAGCCGCTCGACGAAGTTCCGGTGCGCCACCTGGCGAGCCATCGTGGCGAGCTCTGGTGCGTGCAACACAGCAGCCTGTGCCGACTCGTGGAAGGGGCCGGTGCCGCCACGCCGCGCGAGGTGCTCCCGGACGGGGGAGCGAGCGGCCGCGGCGCGCTGCGCTTCCGTCGTCGCCCCGAGGCCGCCGCTTTCGCGCCACGGATCACCACTTTCTCCCGCCGTTGGCGCAACCTGCCGGAATCGCGCTGGCGGGCTTCCGCCGCCGAGCCCGAATCAGCGCGCATCGCCTGCCTGGCAGCGACGCCGCGCGGTCTGGCCTGCGGTGGCGATGGCGGTCGCGTCCTCCACTTCGCCGACGAACACTGGTCCTGCGAGAGCGTGGTGCGGCAGCAGCGCTCCCCCGAGGTCCACGCCCTGGCGCATGATCCCGAGGCCGGCACGCTGTGGTGCGCCACCCGGCACGGCCTCTTCGGCCGCGACTTCCGCGGGCGCTGGCTGCGCGACCTGGAGTTTCCCGGGCGTGCGGTGCACCAGCTCGTGTCCTGGCAGGGAATGTTGCTGGCCCTCGGCAGCGCCGGGCTGCACGTGCGTGTGCAAGGCGCCTGGAGCGAGGTGGCGTTTCGCGGCGAGAACCCGTCGTTCTTCCTCGCCGGTGCCGGTGCCCCCGGGCTCGTCCTCGCCGCCCGGCCCGGGGCGAGCTACTACCTCTGGTCCCCGGCGGCGCCGCGCCCGGAACGCTGGGACCTGGCCGTGGGGCGTGCGAATTGCTTGGCCTGGGACGGGCTCGAGCGGCTCTGGATCGGCACCGATCATGGACTCGTTCGCTGGCAAGGCAATCGCCTCGAGAGCTACGCCTGGGAAGGCGAAGCGGAGAACCACATCACCGCGGTGCTGGTCCATGCAGGCAATCTCCACGTGGGGTCGCACGCCGGCGCCTGGGTCGCGGCGAGCGCCAGTCTGGATCCTGCACGGGGCACCGCGCTCGAGTCCCGCGGCAAGAGGCTAGGACTGCTCGACGGTCTTCCGCACGCTCACGTCACCAGCATGCTGGTGCACGACGGGCGTGTCTGGGTGGGAACCCAAGGCGGTCTGGCCGCTCTGGCGTGAACGCGGCGTGGTTTCGCCGCGCCACCAAGAACCCGGGACCTCGATGCGCACCCTCCTCGGCTTGATACCCGTGGCGATCTTCCTGGGGTTGACGGCCCATCTGTGCTTGCAGGTGGGCCTGCAGCCGGACGACGCCGGCTACACGGCGCTCAGGGTGGCGACCAATTTCCGCAGCGGCGAGGGTCTGGCGTTCAACCCCGGAGAGAAGCGCGATCTGGCCGACAGCCCGATCTGGGTCGGGGTGCTCTCGCTGCTCTCGTTCTCTTCCCGCGCCCCCTTCTGGGTCATGATCCTCGGCATCTTCCTCGGCGTTGCCGGGCTGCTCAGCGTTCTCGACGGGCCGCGCGACGCTCTCGTCGGCGCCGGCGCCGCCCTCTTCCTCGCTCTCGATCGGCTCGTGGTGGCGCACACGATTTCCGGTGCCAGCGGACCGCTCGCGGCGCTCTATTTAGTGCTCTTGAT
It encodes the following:
- a CDS encoding two-component regulator propeller domain-containing protein is translated as MIDRVFTHSTGIQSICPTSTGLWIAHQGGLSFLDPESGRQAKWTTADGIPAHPVLHVAQEGSRIAVATPNGLAWSDDAARLLQDTFAGAPRPRWQRALAHARGTGAYLNGIAFVHGRLHATTGGGRIYREGAGGFELLELPLPQARLLHLLALECQPERLRLLVISNNCGILLLATGAAEEPSLYQWSEQEGLTSRYATTVIQAGEYVVVGVHGCAHVARRRDLLQRPAELRRWGRIQFGDPQGPVEHGRVHAVCAHGEHLYLGTATGLYRLPLSDLEAAASGEVEAEPLDEVPVRHLASHRGELWCVQHSSLCRLVEGAGAATPREVLPDGGASGRGALRFRRRPEAAAFAPRITTFSRRWRNLPESRWRASAAEPESARIACLAATPRGLACGGDGGRVLHFADEHWSCESVVRQQRSPEVHALAHDPEAGTLWCATRHGLFGRDFRGRWLRDLEFPGRAVHQLVSWQGMLLALGSAGLHVRVQGAWSEVAFRGENPSFFLAGAGAPGLVLAARPGASYYLWSPAAPRPERWDLAVGRANCLAWDGLERLWIGTDHGLVRWQGNRLESYAWEGEAENHITAVLVHAGNLHVGSHAGAWVAASASLDPARGTALESRGKRLGLLDGLPHAHVTSMLVHDGRVWVGTQGGLAALA